Sequence from the Mesorhizobium sp. PAMC28654 genome:
AGCACGTCGTCAATGCCGGCGGCCTGTGGGCCAAGCAGGTCGGCAGGATGGCCGGCATCGATCTGCCGGTGTCCCCGATGGAGCACCATTATCTGGTCACCGAGGCGCTGCCCGAAATCCAGGCACTGGACCGCGAGTTGGCGATGGTCGTCGATCTCGAAGGCTTCACCTATATGCGCCAAGAGCAGAAGGGTCTGCTGCTCGGCATCTACGAGACCAACCACAAGCACTGGAACATGGACGGCGCGCCGTGGAACTACGGCATCGAACTGATCCAGGAAGACACCGACCGCATCGCCGACGAACTGGCGCTCGGCTTCAGCCGCTATCCGTGCCTGGAGACGGCCGGGATCAAGCGCTGGGTGAACGGCGCCTTCACCTTCTCGCCGGACGGCAATCCGCTGGTCGGCCCGGTGCGCGGCGTTCCCAACTACTGGGTGGCCTGCGGCGTCATGGCCGGCTTCCTGCAAGGTGGCGGCGTCGGCAAGTCGCTCGCTGAATGGATGATCCATGGCGAGCCGGAAGCCGATGTCTACGGCATGGACATCGCCCGCTACGGCGACTTCGCCTCCAACCGCGAATATATCAAGCAGACGACCGGCCAGTTCTATTCGCGCCGCTTCATCATGAGCTATCCCAACGAGCAGTTGCCGGCGGGACGGCCGCTCAAGACCGCCGGAGCGCATGACGCAATGGACGCGGCGGGCGCGCGATGGGGCAGTTCCTGGGGAATGGAAGTGCCCCTCTATTTCGCGCCGAAAGGCTTTGTCGAGACGCCTGCACTCAAGCGCTCCAATGCCTTCGACATCGTCGGCGAGGAATGCCGGAAAGTGCGCGAAGGCGTCGGCCTCCTCGATATCACGGCCTTCTCGCGCTACGAGATTGCCGGGCCGCGGGCGCAGGCCTGGCTCGATAGGGTGCTTGCCTGTGCGCCGCCGAAGCCAGGACGCGCCAAGCTCGCGCCGATGCTGGGCGAAAACGGCAAGCTCAAGGGCGACCTCACTGTCTTCAACTGGGGCGACGGCACCTGGTGGATCATGGGGTCTTATTACCTGCGCCAGTGGCACATGCGCTGGTTCGAAAAGCACCTTTCCGAAGGCGTGAGCGTCCGCGACATCTCGGACGCGGTGGTCGGCTTCTCGCTGGCCGGCCCCAACTCGCGCAAGCTTCTGGAGCGCCTGACACATCAGGATGTCTCGCACGAGGCCTTGGGCTTGCTGGCCTGCAAGACATTGGACGTTGGGCTGATGCGGGCCAAGGTAGGCCGGCTCTCGGTTGTCGGCGAACTTGGCTACGAGATTCATTGCCAGGCGAACGAACATGCGACGCTGCGGCGCGCGCTGATGGCGGCCGGCAAGGATCTGGGCGTCACCGAATACGGCTTTGGCGCGGTCAATTCGCTCAGGCTGGAGAAGAGCTTTGGCATCTGGTCGCGCGAATTCACCCAAGATTACACGCCGGCCGAGACCGGCATGGACCGCTGGATCGCCTTCGACAAGGGTGACTTCGTCGGGCGCGACGTTGCGCTAAGCGAACAGGCGGCCGGGGCCGTACGCATGCTGGCGACGCTGGAGATCGACGCGATCGATGCTGATGCCAGTGGCTATGAGCCTATCTGGAACAAGGGCTCGCTCGCCGGCTTCATCACCTCGGGCGGCTACGGCTACACGGTCCGCAAGAGCCTTGCCATGGCCATGGTCGACCGCGACTCGTGCGCCGTCGGCACGGCGCTCACCACCCACATTGTCGGCGTCGAACGCGGTGCACGGGTCATCGCCGCCTCGCCGTACGATCCCAAAGGCATAAAGATGCGGGCATGACCGCTCAAACAGGTGGCACGGACGCAAAAGTCCGTGCAATGATCCGTCTTCATTCCTTCCGAAATCAGGCTCGTCCAGCACTCCATGACACGACGCTATTCCGCTTTATCGCTCTTCAAGGAGGGTCTGGCCGGCCAGACCGGCTGGCAGCCGGCCTGGCGCTCGCCCGAACCGAAGCCGTCCTATGACGCGATCGTCATCGGCGGCGGCGGCCATGGGCTGGCGACAGCTTACTATCTGGCCAAGAATCACGGCATCAGCCGCGTTGCGGTGCTGGAAAAAGGCTGGATCGGCGGCGGCAATACGGGCCGAAACACGACGGTCGTGCGTTCCAACTACTATTATCCCGAAAGCGTCGAGCTCTACGGCCTGGCGCACCGGCTCTACGAGGGGCTGTCGAAGGACCTGAACTACAATGTGATGCTGTCGCAGCGCGGCATGGTCAACCTCTGCCACAGCACAGCCGAGATGGAAGTCGGCGCGCGCACCGTCAACGCCATGCAGATCAACGGCATCGATGCCGAGCTGTTCTCGCCGGACGATGTGCGGCGAGTGGCGCCCATCTACAATTTTTCGCCGGATGCGCGCTTTCCGGTCTTCGGCGGCATATGGCAAGGCCGGGCCGGCACGGCGCGCCACGACGCGGTGGCGTGGGGTTATGCACGGGCGGCGAGCCGGCTTGGCGTCGACATCATCCAGAATTGCGAGATCACCGATTTCATCGTCGAGGGCGGCCGCTGCCGCGGCATCCAGACGACGCGTGGCGCGATCCGGGCCGACCGTATCGGCATGGCGGTGGCCGGGCATTCGTCGGTGCTGGCGGCCAAGGCGGGGTTCCGCCTGCCGATCAATTCCTATGCGCTGCAGGCCTGCGTCTCCGAGCCGGTCAAGCCAATCCTCGACACGGTGGTGCTGTCGCCCGGCACGGGCGTCTATGTCAGCCAGTCGGACAAGGGCGAAATCGTTATCGGCGGCGGGCTCGATCGCATCCCATCCTATGCGCAGCGCGGCAACCTGCCAACGCTGGAGACGGTGATCGCCGGCCTGCTGGAGATGTTCCCGATCTTTGGCCAGTTGAAGCTGATGCGGCAATGGGCGGGTATCGTCGACGTGGTGCCGGACTCCTCGCCGATCATCGGCGAATCGCCGCTGCCCGGCCTGTTCCTCAATTGCGGCTGGGGCACGGGCGGCTTCAAGGCCATTCCCGCCGGCGGCACGCTGCTGGCGCAATTGCTGGCGACCGGCAAGCACAACGACATCAGTCGTCCGTTCGACCTGGATCGCTTCGCCACCGGGCGGCTTATCGACGAGGCGGCCGGCTCCGGCATCGCGCATTAGTCATGTCGCCCAAAAGTGCGCAGCGGTTTTGGAGCAACGACATGCATAAAGACCAAGACTAGAGGTTCCCATGCAGCTCTTCCCCTGCCCGTTCTGCGGTCCGCGCGACGAGACCGAATTCCACTATGGCGGCGAGGCCGGCAACGTCCGCCCGGATGGCACCGACGTGCCCATCGATCGCTGGGCAAACTATTTGTACATGCGCGGCAACCCGAAGGGCACGACGCGCGAAATCTGGGTTCACATGAATTGCAGCGAGTTCTTCGTCATGGAACGTGACACCGTCACGCACAAGGTGCTGTCCTCAACCGCACTCGGCGCGGAGCACGCGGCGTGAGCGCCTCGCGTCTCCCCTCCGGCGGCAGCGCCATCGACCGTTCCAGCCCGATCCAATTCAGCTTCGACGGCGGCACCGTGCATGGCTTTGCCGGCGATACCATCGCCTCGGCGCTACTGGCCGGCGATGTCGCTGTGGTCGGCCGCAGCTTCAAATATCACCGGCCGCGCGGCATCTGGGGCGCCGGCGTCGAGGAGCCGAACGCGCTGGTCGATGTCAGCGGCAACGTCGCCTCGACGCCCAACACACGCGCCACGACCGAGCCGGCGAGAGAAGGGTTAATCGCCAGGAGCGTCAACGCTACGCCCAACGCGCTTGCCGACCGCAACGTCTTCCTTGACCGTTTCTCGCGCTTCATTCCGGCGGCGTTTTACTACAAGACCTTCATGTGGCCGGACTGGCACATGTTCGAGCCGCGCATCCGCGCCATGGCGGGACTGGGCAAGGCGGATGCGGATTGGACATCGCCGGGCCGGGTCGACCAGATCAACGCGCATTGCGACGTGCTGGTGGTGGGTGCGGGACCCGGCGGACTTGCCGCGGCGAAACTTGCGTCCAGTGCCGGGCTCTCCGTCATGCTGGTCGATGACCAGCACACGCCCGGCGGATCGCTTGGGCATCGCGCCGGCGGGATCGACGGCAAGCTCGCCGCCACCTGGGTCGAGGAGACGGTTCGTGACCTCGTCAATGGCGGCCATCGCGTGTTGCCGTCAACCACGGCCTTTGGCATCTACGACCACAATCTGGTCGGGCTGAACCAGCGCCATCTCGACGGGCGCCCGGACACGCTGTGGCGGGTCAGGCCACGCCATATCGTTTTGGCGACCGGTGCCATCGAGCGGCCGCTGCCCTTCGCCAACAATGATTTGCCGGGCATCATGTCGGCGGACGCAGCGCTCGCCTATCTCAAGCGTCACGCGGTGCTGGTCGGCCGCCGCGTCGTTGTCGCCACCAACAATGACAGCGCTTACGAGGTTGCCGGCGCACTGGCCGGTGCCGGCGCTGACGTCACTTTGGTCGATGTCCGCCCGAACGGAACCCCCGCCATGCCCGCCGGCGTGCGGCAGATCACCGGGCGCAGCGTCACTGCGGCGCGTGGCAGGCTGCGCGTCGAAGGCGTGACGCTGGACGATGGCACAAGGCTCGATGCCGACAGCCTGCTGGTCTCCGGCGGCTGGACGCCGACCATCCATCTCTTCTGCCAGGCCAAGGGCAAGCTGGCCTGGAGCGAGGCGCGCGCTGCCTTCCTGCCGGGCGACCCGGTCGAGGGAATTGCTGTCGCTGGCGCCGCCGCCGGGGCGGTTTCGCTGACGGAGGTGTTGGCAAGCGCCGGCAACGCCG
This genomic interval carries:
- a CDS encoding sarcosine oxidase subunit delta, whose amino-acid sequence is MQLFPCPFCGPRDETEFHYGGEAGNVRPDGTDVPIDRWANYLYMRGNPKGTTREIWVHMNCSEFFVMERDTVTHKVLSSTALGAEHAA
- a CDS encoding sarcosine oxidase subunit beta, producing the protein MTRRYSALSLFKEGLAGQTGWQPAWRSPEPKPSYDAIVIGGGGHGLATAYYLAKNHGISRVAVLEKGWIGGGNTGRNTTVVRSNYYYPESVELYGLAHRLYEGLSKDLNYNVMLSQRGMVNLCHSTAEMEVGARTVNAMQINGIDAELFSPDDVRRVAPIYNFSPDARFPVFGGIWQGRAGTARHDAVAWGYARAASRLGVDIIQNCEITDFIVEGGRCRGIQTTRGAIRADRIGMAVAGHSSVLAAKAGFRLPINSYALQACVSEPVKPILDTVVLSPGTGVYVSQSDKGEIVIGGGLDRIPSYAQRGNLPTLETVIAGLLEMFPIFGQLKLMRQWAGIVDVVPDSSPIIGESPLPGLFLNCGWGTGGFKAIPAGGTLLAQLLATGKHNDISRPFDLDRFATGRLIDEAAGSGIAH
- a CDS encoding GcvT family protein, giving the protein MKSHYRAVVIGGGVVGASVLYHLAKFGWRDVALVEREVLTAGSSWHAAGGFHALNADPNIAALQSYTIDLLSEVEKESGQNIGMHMTGGISVASAPERWEWLQASYRVFQTMGIDDVRLIGVDEIKHHCPILNTDGILGGLYAEREGHIDPSGVVHGYAKAAKQRGADIIEHNRVLELNRRADGSWDVVTEKGTIVAEHVVNAGGLWAKQVGRMAGIDLPVSPMEHHYLVTEALPEIQALDRELAMVVDLEGFTYMRQEQKGLLLGIYETNHKHWNMDGAPWNYGIELIQEDTDRIADELALGFSRYPCLETAGIKRWVNGAFTFSPDGNPLVGPVRGVPNYWVACGVMAGFLQGGGVGKSLAEWMIHGEPEADVYGMDIARYGDFASNREYIKQTTGQFYSRRFIMSYPNEQLPAGRPLKTAGAHDAMDAAGARWGSSWGMEVPLYFAPKGFVETPALKRSNAFDIVGEECRKVREGVGLLDITAFSRYEIAGPRAQAWLDRVLACAPPKPGRAKLAPMLGENGKLKGDLTVFNWGDGTWWIMGSYYLRQWHMRWFEKHLSEGVSVRDISDAVVGFSLAGPNSRKLLERLTHQDVSHEALGLLACKTLDVGLMRAKVGRLSVVGELGYEIHCQANEHATLRRALMAAGKDLGVTEYGFGAVNSLRLEKSFGIWSREFTQDYTPAETGMDRWIAFDKGDFVGRDVALSEQAAGAVRMLATLEIDAIDADASGYEPIWNKGSLAGFITSGGYGYTVRKSLAMAMVDRDSCAVGTALTTHIVGVERGARVIAASPYDPKGIKMRA